The region CGGACACCGTGGCGGAATGGTCACTTCCGTGCCACAGGGAACTGACGGCTGTTGAACAGGCGGTGCCTGTGCAGAAGGGTTGACCCGGGCGGTCCGGCCGCCCGGCCGCGGCCCGTCCTTACTCGGGGGAGGGGACGGGCCGCGCCCTGCTTCAGGGCATGCGCGGGGGTCTCAGCGGACGGTGAAGTGCAGCGTGTCGTCCAGGAACGGGATGACCAGCCACGGGTTGGGCTGTGCCATCAGCGAGAGCAGCACGATGGCGACGCCCAGCACTCCGTACGTGAGCATGTCCGTGAAGCGGGAGCGGACCGCGAGCATGCCCACGTCGGGCAGCATCCAGCGCATCACGGCGCCGGCCAGCAGCGCGGCGCCGATCAGGACCGTGCCGAGCCGGAACACGTCGAGGGCGGTCAGCAGCAGGCCGAGTCCGACGGACGACAGCACGGCGAGGATCGGCCACTGGCGGGCCGGGGCCGGGGCGTCGCCGCCCGCCGCCCGGCCGCCGCCCTCGGGCCGCGCGGTGTCCCGCGTGAACAGGGGGAAGCGCCGTGTGGTGCGGCGCGGCTTCCCCTCGGCGTCGGGCGCGCTCACGGCGTCGAGCGCACCCGGCTCGCCCTCGGGGCCCTCCGCCTCCCGCACACCCGCCACACCGTTCACGGACCCCGCCTTCCCCGAACCGGCCTCACCGTTCACGGACCCCGCCTTCCGCACGACGGACTCACCGTTCACGGACCCCGCCTTCCGCACGACGGACTCACCGTTCACGGACCCCGCCTTCCGCACGACGGACTCACCCTTCACCGCCCTCGCCCTCCGCACGGCCGACCCGCCGTTCGCGGACGCGTCCTCCCGTACGGCCGACTCGGCGTCGGGGTCGGTGTCGCGGGCCGCGGCGTCCTCGGGCCCGCCGTCAGCCGACACTGCGCTCCGCCGCTTCCACCACGTTGACGAGCAGCTGGGCGCGGGTCATCGGGCCCACGCCGCCGGGGTTCGGGGAGATCCACGCGGCAACCTCGGCGACGTCCGGGTGGACGTCTCCGACGATCTTGCCCTCGGCGCTGCGCGAGACACCGACGTCGAGGACGGCGGCGCCCGGCTTCACGTCCTCGGCGCGGATGAGGTGGGCGGATCCGGCCGCGGCGACGATGATGTCGGCGCGCTTCAGGTGCGCGGAGAGATCACGGGTGCCGGTGTGACACTGGGTGACCGTGGCGTTCTCGCTGCGCCGCGTCAGCAGCAGCGGCATCGGACGCCCGATGGTCACCCCGCGGCCGACGACCACGACCTCGGCGCCCTTGATCTCCACGCCGTAGCGGCGCAGCAGGGTGAGGACGCCGTTGGGGGTGCACGGCAGCGGGGCCGGCTCGTTGAGGACCAGCCGCCCGAGGTTCATCGGGTGCAGGCCGTCGGCGTCCTTGTCCGGGTCCATCAGTTCGAGGATGCGGTTCTCGTCGATGCCCTTGGGGAGCGGGAGCTGGACGATGTAGCCGGTGCAGGTGGGGTCTTCGTTGAGTTCGCGCACCACCGCCTCGATCTCCTCCTGCGTGGCGGTCGCGGGCAGTTCACGCTGGATGGAAGCGATACCGACCTGGGCGCAGTCGCGGTGCTTGCCCGCGACGTACTTCTGGCTGCCGGGGTCGTCGCCGACCAGGACGGTCCCCAGGCCGGGCGTGACGCCCTTCTCCTTGAGGGCCGCCACGCGGGCGGTCAGATCGGACTTGATCGCGGCTGCGGTGGCCTTGCCATCGAGAATCTGGGCGGTCATGGCCCCATCCTCGCGGATGACCCGCTCCCGGTTCCAATCCGGGCGCTCCTTTC is a window of Streptomyces mirabilis DNA encoding:
- a CDS encoding DUF3017 domain-containing protein: MNGVAGVREAEGPEGEPGALDAVSAPDAEGKPRRTTRRFPLFTRDTARPEGGGRAAGGDAPAPARQWPILAVLSSVGLGLLLTALDVFRLGTVLIGAALLAGAVMRWMLPDVGMLAVRSRFTDMLTYGVLGVAIVLLSLMAQPNPWLVIPFLDDTLHFTVR
- a CDS encoding bifunctional methylenetetrahydrofolate dehydrogenase/methenyltetrahydrofolate cyclohydrolase, which codes for MTAQILDGKATAAAIKSDLTARVAALKEKGVTPGLGTVLVGDDPGSQKYVAGKHRDCAQVGIASIQRELPATATQEEIEAVVRELNEDPTCTGYIVQLPLPKGIDENRILELMDPDKDADGLHPMNLGRLVLNEPAPLPCTPNGVLTLLRRYGVEIKGAEVVVVGRGVTIGRPMPLLLTRRSENATVTQCHTGTRDLSAHLKRADIIVAAAGSAHLIRAEDVKPGAAVLDVGVSRSAEGKIVGDVHPDVAEVAAWISPNPGGVGPMTRAQLLVNVVEAAERSVG